The DNA sequence GCGCGCCCACGGCAAGGGCTCCATCATGCGGATGGGCAGCGACCTCAGCCAGATGACCATCGAGGCCATCTCCACGGGAGCGCTGAACCTCGACGCGGCGATCGGGATCGGTGGGGTTCCTCGCGGACGCATCAGCGAGATCTACGGTCCGGAATCCAGTGGAAAGACCACTCTGTGCCTGCACGTGATCGCCAACGCGCAGAGGGCCGGCGGCGTGGCCGCCTTCATCGACGCGGAGCATGCGTTGGATGTCCAGTATGCCAAGAAGCTCGGGGTGGACGTCGACAATCTCCTCGTCTCCCAGCCGGATACCGGCGAGCAGGCGCTGGACATCGCCGAGGTGCTGATCCGCAGCAACGCCATCGACGTGATCGTGATCGACTCGGTGGCTGCCCTGGTGCCTCGGGCCGAGATCGAGGGCGAGATGGGGGACACGCATGTCGGGCTGCAGGCTCGGATGATGAGTCAGGCCATGCGCAAGATCACCGGGGCCGTCAACCGGTCGAATACGTCTGTGATGTTCACCAACCAGATCCGCGAGAAGGTCGGCGTCATGTTCGGTAGCCCGGAGACCACCTCCGGAGGCCGCGCGCTCAAGTTCTATGCATCGTTGCGCCTGGACATCCGCCGCATCGGAGCCATCAAGGATGGCCAGGACGTCGTGGGCAACCGCACCCGCGTGAAGGTCGTGAAGAACAAGTGCGCTCCCCCGTTCCGACAGGCGGAGTTCGACATCCTCTACAACGAGGGGGTCTCCCATCTCGGTCTCCTGATCGATCTGGGCGTCGAGGCCAACGTCGTGGACAAGTCCGGGTCATGGCTGTCCTACGGCGACCTGCGACTGGGGCAGGGGAAGGAAAACGCGAAGCAGTTCCTCAAGGACAATCCGGACATCACGGAGGAGATCGACCGGAAGGTCCGCGAAGCGGTGGGGCTGCACCCCATGGCTGCCTCGTACGACGACGAGCCGGTTGCCGCCGGGATGGCGGCCGAAGCCTGAGTCCAGAGAAAGCCTGCGCTACACCTCGGGGCGGGGCCGCGCTGGCGGCCCCGCCCCGCTGGTTTGGAAAGGGCATGGGGCTCGTTATGTTCTCGGGTTCAGGCGGGGGCGGCCGCCGGCCAGCCCCCCATCATCCCATTGCGCGCTGACCGACGTCCACCATGAAGGCCGCTGAAATCCGCTCGCGTTTTCTCGAGTACTTCCGTGCCCGCGGGCACGAAGTCGTGGCCAGTTCGCCCCTGGTACCGGCCGACGACCCCACGTTGTTGTTCACCAACGCGGGCATGGTCCAGTTCAAGGGCGTCTTCCTGGGCCAGGAGCGGGTGCCCTACCGCCGCGCGGTCACGTCGCAGAAGTGCGTGCGGGCCGGAGGCAAGCACAACGATCTGGAGGAAGTGGGGAAGACGGCCCGCCACCACACCTTCTTCGAGATGTTGGGCAACTTCTCGTTCGGAGACTACTTCAAGCGCGACGCGATCGCGTACGCCTGGGAGCTGCTCACCATCGAGTTCGGTCTCGATCCCGAGCGCATGTACGCCACGGTTCACCACAGCGACGACGAGGCGGCCGCCCTGTGGGAGGAGATCGCCGGGCTGCCGCCCGCGCGCATTTTCCGCTTGGGGGACAAAGACAACTTCTGGCAGATGGCCGACACGGGCCCCTGTGGTCCCTGCTCGGAGCTCCTCTACGATCAGCGCCCCGCCGAGGAGCGCTCCGGAGCGCTGGATACGGCCACATTCGAGCGGCTGAGCGAGCGGGGCGACATCATCGAGCTCTGGAATCTCGTCTTCATGCAGTTCGATCGGGACGACACCGGACATCTGGAGCCGTTGCCCGCGCCCTCCATCGATACGGGCGCCGGCCTCGAACGCGTGGCCGCGGTGCTGCAGCGAGCCGACTCCAACTACCACACCGACCTCTTCCGTCCACTTCTGGAGCGAGTGGCCGCCGTCGTGGGTCGCCCCTATGAGCCCAACACTGCGGAGGGGGTCAGCTTCCGCGTGCTCGCCGACCACGCGCGAGCGGTTGCGTTCCTGCTCAGCGATGGCGTGCTCCCTTCCAACGAGGGCCGCGGCTACGTGCTGCGGCGCATCCTCCGGCGCGGCGTTCGCCACGCCTGGTTGCTGGGGCGCCGGGAGCCCACCCTGGTCGAGGTTGTGGAGCAGGTCATCGAGGAGATGAAGACCGCCTACCCGGACCTGGCGGCGCATGCGCCCCAGATCCTGCGCGCGACCCGTGTGGAGGAGGAACGCTTTCTCGCCACCATCGCCGGAGGACTCGACCGCTTCGAGGAGATCGCGCCCGTGGGCGGTGCCGGCGTCATTCCCGGCGACGAGGTCTTCAAGCTCTACGACACGTTCGGGTTCCCGCTGGACCTGACCACCGTCATGGCGGAAGAGCGCGGCTACTCCGTGGACGTTGCGGGTTTCGAGCGGGCTTTGGAGGCGCAGCGCACGCGCAGTCGGGAGGCGCGCGCGCAGGAGGGTGCCACTGGCGGCGAATCGATCGCCGCCGAGTGGGGGAGTGCGGCCGATCTGGATCAACACTGGGTCGGCTACGAGACGCGATCGGCGGACGTCCTGGTGCGCGACGCCCGCGACCTGGGCGAAGGCCGCTTCGCCCTCATCCTGGATCCGAACCCCTTCTACGCGGAGGGCGGCGGACAGGTCTCCGATGTCGGCTCCGTGGAGGGGGATGGCTGGCGTCTGCTCGTTCAGGACGTACAGAAGGTACAGGGCAACATCGCCGTGCTGGGGCCGGTCGACGGGATCTTTCCCGACGCCGAGGTCGGCCGGTTGCACGCATGTGCGGCGGTCGACACCCGGGCCCGCCACGACACGGAGCGCAACCATACGGCCACCCACCTGCTGCATGCGGCCCTCCGGTCCGTGCTCGGCGACCACGTCCGCCAGCGCGGCTCCCTGGTCGCACCGGAACGACTGCGCTTCGACTTCTCGCACGATGCGCCCATGAGCGGCGAGCAGATCCGCAGGGTCGAAGCCCGAGTGCAGGGTTGGATCTGGGACGACCGGCCGGTCCGCTGGCAGGAGGTCGCGTTCGACGAGGCCAAACGGCGGGGCGCGATGGCTCTCTTCGGCGAGAAGTACGGGGACGTCGTGCGCATGGTGGAGGTTCCGCCCGTGAGCCTCGAGCTGTGCGGCGGCACTCACGTGCGCCACACCGGCGAGATCGGACTGTTCAAGATCGTCTCCGAGAGCGGCGTGGCTGCCGGCGTTCGTCGCATCGAGGCGCTGACCGGGCGCGCGGCCCTGGGCCAGGTCCATGAGGAGGAGGAGCGCCTCGAGGAAGCTGCGGCGCTGCTGAAGACCCGCCCTGCGGGACTACTCGCACGCGTTCAGGGCCTGTTGGATGAGAACGCCGAGCTGGAACAGCTGTTGAAGGAGCTGCGCGCCGGCGGGGGAGCGGGAGAGCAGCGGCTGGCCGACGAGGCGCTGTCCTTCGGGGGCGGCCAGGCTCGGGCGGTCGTGATGCGCACGAAGGCGCGCGCGGCGGACGAGGTTCGTGACCTGGGAGACCGCCTCAGAGCGCAGACGTCGCACGTCGCGGTGGTGGGCACCGAGTACACCGACGGAAAGGTGGGGCTCATGGTGTCGGTGAGCGACGATCTCGTACAGCGCGGCGTTCGGGCCGGAGACCTGGTCAGGGAACTGGCGGCCCTCGGGGGAGGCTCGGGGGGCGGGCGCCCTCATCTGGCCCAAGGTGGCGTCGACGGACCAGAGGGGCTGGAGCGTGCCCTCGCGGGTGCAATGGCGGCCGTGCGAGCGCGCCTCCAGAGCGCCGGTGGTGGCGGATGACCTCGTCGTGGGCCGCGGTCGCCGAGGTCCCCTCCCGCCTGGCCGCAGCCCTGGAGGATGCCGGCGTAGGGCCTGACGCCGAGGCCGCCCGTCTGGCGGCGGCCGGCGTGGGTGCGCTGCGGACCGTTGAGTCCCGCTCGGACCGGGCTGCGGCCTACGTGCTGTTGGCGGCCGACGCCTTGCTCACGCGTGCCTGCGAGCGAGCGACCGTGCAGTCCGATCCCGAGCGTGCCCTCGAGCAGGTGCTCGCTCGCTTGGTGGAGGGTCTGTAGTTGGCGGAGGCAGGAGACGGTCGCGTCGACCTCCACAATCACCTCATCCCGGGCGTCGACGACGGTGCCCGCTCGCTCGAGGACTCGCGCGTGGGCATTCGGCGTCTGCGGCAGGCAGGCGTCACCGCCATCATCACCACGCCCCACCTTGCGGGGTCGGTCACGCTCGATCCGGACCGCTTCGAGGATCTGATGGATCGGGTGGACGCGGCCTGGGCGGAACTCTCGCGGATGGCGTCCGACGAGTTCCCGGCCCTGCGTCTCGAGCGAGGCCACGAGGTTGCCTTGGATGACCCCGACACTCGGTTCGACGATCCCCGCGTCCGCCTGGCCGGGACCTCCTACGCGCTGGTCGAGTGGCCCCGCTTCAATCCGCCCCCCGCGGCCGAGCTCGCACTGCAGCGCATCCGCACGCAAGGGATTCGCCCGCTCATCGCCCACGTCGAGCGCTATCAGGGCGCCGAGCGGGATCTGACCCGGGTCGCCCGCTGGAAAGAGGCGGGGGCCTATGTCCAGGTCAGCTACGGTTCGCTCCTGGGGCAGTACGGACCGGTGGCTCGTTCGGTTGCCCAGCGCCTCCTGGAGCGGGGATGGGTGGACGTGCTGGCCACCGACCTACACCCGCTTCCTGGCTCGAACGTGTATCTGGAGGACGCGGAGGAGTTGCTGCACCGCGCGGACGGCGGGGAGGTCTTCCAGACCTTGAGCAGCATCAATCCGGGCTTGATCCTGGAGGACCGGGAGCCGATGCCTGCCACTCCGCTCATCCTGGCTCCTGGCTTCTGGCGACGTTTCAAGGGACTCATACGACGCAGGTGAGGCGATGATCGATCTCTCCGGCAGGACAGCGGTGGTGACGGGCGGCTCTCGAGGCGTGGGGCGCGCGGTCGCGGAGCTCTTCGCCCGCGCGGGTTGCGCCGTGGGGATCGGCTACCGCTCCCGCCATCAAGAGGCCGAAGAGACGGTGGCCGCCCTCCAGAGGCTGGGCGTACATGCCTGGGCCGAGCCCGGGGATCTCGCGCAGGAAGCGGATGCGGACGCCCTTTTCGAGCGGGCCGACCGGGAGTTCGAGGGTCTCGATTTCTTCGTGGGCAACGCGGCGATCTGGCCAACCGCGGATGTACCGATCCAGGACATGACGAGCGAACGCTGGCGTGGCACGCTGGCGATCAACCTCGACTCCATCTTCTACACGACGCGGGCGGCCGCGCGTCGCCTGCGGGATCATGGGCGCATCGTGCTGGTGAGCTCGACGGCGGGGCAGCGCGGGGAGGCCTTCCACGTCGAGTACGCCGCCAGCAAGGGTGCCATCCTCTCCATGGTGAAGGGCCTGTGTGTCGAGCTCGCTCCTCGCGACATCACGGTGAATGCCGTCGCGCCCGGTTGGATCCTCACGGAGATGGTCGACCAAGCCCTGGAGGCCGGTGGCGAGGAACGGATCCGCCACACGATCCCGCTCGGTCGCATCGCGACGGCCGAGGACATCGCCGGCCCGATCGTGTTTCTCTGTTCGCCGCTGGCGCGCCATATCACCGGGGAGGTGCTCAACGTGAACGGTGGCGCCGTGCTGCCCGGCTGAGCGTCGCGGAGCGGATGGAGCGCGCGCCGACCCGGGGGCTCCGGGCACCTCGTCCGGTGCTCGACGTGGTTCGCACGTTGGAGAGCGCCGGCTTCGAGACCTGGGCCGTGGGCGGGGCGATCCGGGATCGCTTGCTCGGGCTTCCAGGTGGGGACTGGGACCTGGCGACGCGCGCCCGCCCGCGGGACGTACAGCGCCTGTTCCGGCGCACGATCCCGGTGGGTGTGGACCACGGGACGGTGGGGGTACTCGCGCCGGGTGGCTCCATGATCGAGGTGACCACGTTCCGCCGTGACGTCGTCCCGCTGGGGCGGCGCGCGCTGGTCGAGTTCGCCGACTCGATCGAGGACGACCTGGGTCGAAGGGACTTCACGCTGAACGCGCTGGCCTGGCATCCGGTCCGGGACGAGGTGCGCGATCCCTTCTCGGGACTCCGCGACCTGGAGCAAGGCGTGCTCCGCGCGGTGGGCGATCCCGACCAGCGCCTGGTCGAGGACCACCTGCGGATTCTGCGCGGTCTGCGCTTCGCCGGGCGCTTTTCTCTACGCATCGAGCCCGCTACCTGGGAAGCCCTGGTCCGACGCCGCGAGCAGACGCGCGACCTCTCGGCCGAGCGCGTGCGGGAGGAGCTGACGAAGGTCGTGGCGCAGGACCGGCGCCCGTCCAGGGCGCTGGGCCTCTACCGGGCCTCCGGAGTCCTGGGCGTCTTGTTCGCCGAGATCGAGTCCGCGTTCAGCGAAGCGGAGCCGGATGCGTGGACCTGGGCGCTCGCGACCAGCGATCGTCTGTCCCTCCGCGATCCCACCGTGCGGTTGGTGCCCCTGCTGCATGCCGTCGCGACCTGGGGTGGCCCGGCATCCGTGGCCGTGTTGCTGCGGCGACTCCGGTTCTCCAACGCTCAGATGGA is a window from the Gemmatimonadota bacterium genome containing:
- a CDS encoding SDR family NAD(P)-dependent oxidoreductase, which codes for MIDLSGRTAVVTGGSRGVGRAVAELFARAGCAVGIGYRSRHQEAEETVAALQRLGVHAWAEPGDLAQEADADALFERADREFEGLDFFVGNAAIWPTADVPIQDMTSERWRGTLAINLDSIFYTTRAAARRLRDHGRIVLVSSTAGQRGEAFHVEYAASKGAILSMVKGLCVELAPRDITVNAVAPGWILTEMVDQALEAGGEERIRHTIPLGRIATAEDIAGPIVFLCSPLARHITGEVLNVNGGAVLPG
- the alaS gene encoding alanine--tRNA ligase; the encoded protein is MKAAEIRSRFLEYFRARGHEVVASSPLVPADDPTLLFTNAGMVQFKGVFLGQERVPYRRAVTSQKCVRAGGKHNDLEEVGKTARHHTFFEMLGNFSFGDYFKRDAIAYAWELLTIEFGLDPERMYATVHHSDDEAAALWEEIAGLPPARIFRLGDKDNFWQMADTGPCGPCSELLYDQRPAEERSGALDTATFERLSERGDIIELWNLVFMQFDRDDTGHLEPLPAPSIDTGAGLERVAAVLQRADSNYHTDLFRPLLERVAAVVGRPYEPNTAEGVSFRVLADHARAVAFLLSDGVLPSNEGRGYVLRRILRRGVRHAWLLGRREPTLVEVVEQVIEEMKTAYPDLAAHAPQILRATRVEEERFLATIAGGLDRFEEIAPVGGAGVIPGDEVFKLYDTFGFPLDLTTVMAEERGYSVDVAGFERALEAQRTRSREARAQEGATGGESIAAEWGSAADLDQHWVGYETRSADVLVRDARDLGEGRFALILDPNPFYAEGGGQVSDVGSVEGDGWRLLVQDVQKVQGNIAVLGPVDGIFPDAEVGRLHACAAVDTRARHDTERNHTATHLLHAALRSVLGDHVRQRGSLVAPERLRFDFSHDAPMSGEQIRRVEARVQGWIWDDRPVRWQEVAFDEAKRRGAMALFGEKYGDVVRMVEVPPVSLELCGGTHVRHTGEIGLFKIVSESGVAAGVRRIEALTGRAALGQVHEEEERLEEAAALLKTRPAGLLARVQGLLDENAELEQLLKELRAGGGAGEQRLADEALSFGGGQARAVVMRTKARAADEVRDLGDRLRAQTSHVAVVGTEYTDGKVGLMVSVSDDLVQRGVRAGDLVRELAALGGGSGGGRPHLAQGGVDGPEGLERALAGAMAAVRARLQSAGGGG
- a CDS encoding tRNA cytidylyltransferase, which codes for MERAPTRGLRAPRPVLDVVRTLESAGFETWAVGGAIRDRLLGLPGGDWDLATRARPRDVQRLFRRTIPVGVDHGTVGVLAPGGSMIEVTTFRRDVVPLGRRALVEFADSIEDDLGRRDFTLNALAWHPVRDEVRDPFSGLRDLEQGVLRAVGDPDQRLVEDHLRILRGLRFAGRFSLRIEPATWEALVRRREQTRDLSAERVREELTKVVAQDRRPSRALGLYRASGVLGVLFAEIESAFSEAEPDAWTWALATSDRLSLRDPTVRLVPLLHAVATWGGPASVAVLLRRLRFSNAQMDRLVHLSAAWIPFPAPEADGPALRRWLHRGGAECRALMGLELAAARARQDGVGADVSPVVRVWRALRGEARRRPPLTVGDLAIDGRDLIRHGLRPGPEFGVLLDRLLAEVIEDPSANRPERLLARVEQWTTGDA
- the recA gene encoding recombinase RecA → RAHGKGSIMRMGSDLSQMTIEAISTGALNLDAAIGIGGVPRGRISEIYGPESSGKTTLCLHVIANAQRAGGVAAFIDAEHALDVQYAKKLGVDVDNLLVSQPDTGEQALDIAEVLIRSNAIDVIVIDSVAALVPRAEIEGEMGDTHVGLQARMMSQAMRKITGAVNRSNTSVMFTNQIREKVGVMFGSPETTSGGRALKFYASLRLDIRRIGAIKDGQDVVGNRTRVKVVKNKCAPPFRQAEFDILYNEGVSHLGLLIDLGVEANVVDKSGSWLSYGDLRLGQGKENAKQFLKDNPDITEEIDRKVREAVGLHPMAASYDDEPVAAGMAAEA
- a CDS encoding CpsB/CapC family capsule biosynthesis tyrosine phosphatase, translating into MAEAGDGRVDLHNHLIPGVDDGARSLEDSRVGIRRLRQAGVTAIITTPHLAGSVTLDPDRFEDLMDRVDAAWAELSRMASDEFPALRLERGHEVALDDPDTRFDDPRVRLAGTSYALVEWPRFNPPPAAELALQRIRTQGIRPLIAHVERYQGAERDLTRVARWKEAGAYVQVSYGSLLGQYGPVARSVAQRLLERGWVDVLATDLHPLPGSNVYLEDAEELLHRADGGEVFQTLSSINPGLILEDREPMPATPLILAPGFWRRFKGLIRRR